Proteins from a genomic interval of Oncorhynchus mykiss isolate Arlee chromosome 21, USDA_OmykA_1.1, whole genome shotgun sequence:
- the LOC110501024 gene encoding guanine nucleotide-binding protein G(i) subunit alpha-1: MGCTLSTDDKAAVERSKMIDRNLRDDGEKAAREVKLLLLGAGESGKSTIVKQMKIIHEAGYSEEECKQYRAVVYSNTIQSIIAVIRAMGRLKIDFGDAARADDARQLFVLAGSAEEGFMTAELAGVIKRLWKDGGVQACFSRSREYQLNDSAAYYLNDLDRISQATYIPTQQDVLRTRVKTTGIVETHFTFKDLHFKMFDVGGQRSERKKWIHCFEGVTAIIFCVALSDYDLVLAEDEEMNRMHESMKLFDSICNNKWFTDTSIILFLNKKDLFEEKIKKSPLTICYPEYAGSNTYEEAAAYIQCQFEDLNKRKDTKEIYTHFTCATDTKNVQFVFDAVTDVIIKNNLKDCGLF; encoded by the exons ATGGGGTGTACCCTGAGCACGGACGATAAGGCGGCGGTGGAGCGCAGTAAAATGATCGACAGGAATCTGCGGGACGACGGGGAGAAAGCCGCAAGAGAGGTCAAGCTACTGCTTCTCG gtgcTGGTGAGTCGGGGAAGAGCACAATAGTCAAGCAGATGAA GATTATCCACGAGGCAGGCTACTCGGAGGAGGAGTGTAAACAGTACAGGGCTGTGGTCTACAGCAACACCATCCAGTCCATCATCGCCGTCATCCGAGCCATGGGAAGACTCAAGATCGACTTTGGAGACGCCGCCAGAGCC GATGATGCGAGACAGCTGTTTGTGCTGGCGGGGTCGGCAGAGGAAGGCTTCATGACAGCGGAGCTGGCCGGGGTCATCAAACGCCTGTGGAAGGACGGAGGGGTACAGGCCTGCTTCAGCCGCTCACGAGAGTACCAGCTCAACGACTCTGCAGCATa tTACTTAAACGATTTGGACAGGATATCCCAAGCCACCTATATCCCGACCCAGCAGGATGTCCTGAGGACTAGAGTCAAAACCACAGGCATTGTGGAGACACATTTCACCTTCAAGGACCTCCACTTTAA GATGTTTGATGTTGGAGGTCAGAGGTCCGAGAGGAAGAAGTGGATCCACTGCTTCGAGGGTGTCACTGCCATCATCTTCTGTGTGGCGCTCAGCGACTATGATCTGGTGCTGGCTGAAGATGAGGAGATG AATCGGATGCATGAGAGCATGAAGCTGTTTGACTCCATCTGCAACAACAAGTGGTTCACAGACACCTCCATCATCCTCTTCCTTAACAAGAAAGACCTGTTTGAGGAGAAGATCAAGAAGAGTCCTCTAACTATCTGTTACCCAGAATACGCAG GCTCCAACACTTACGAGGAAGCTGCGGCCTACATCCAGTGTCAGTTTGAGGACCTGAACAAGAGGAAGGACACCAAGGAGATCTACACTCACTTCACCTGCGCCACCGACACCAAGAACGTGCAGTTTGTCTTCGATGCCGTCACTGACGTCATCATCAAGAACAACCTGAAGGACTGTGGACTCTTCTAA